One Spirochaetota bacterium genomic window carries:
- the corA gene encoding magnesium/cobalt transporter CorA, with amino-acid sequence MKKLVNRVSKKKGLPPGSLVHVGEKKTEEVRVLLVEYNEQKFNIKDIGEISACCDSAFENSIRWIDVVGIHKVDLIGELGKTFGIHPLVLEDILNTNQRPKFDVWEDYTYVVLKILHFDEKSGEIVPEQVSIILGRDLVITFQETAGDDFIPVIDRIMNDQGRIRKQGADFLFYALLDAIVDNYFSIFEKLGEKIEAIEEEVIGHPDRDTINDIHFMKREMILLRRSVWPLREVVSGLGRGESPMISQANLVYFKDIYDHTIQIIDTIEVFRDMLSGMVDIYLSSLNIRMNEIMKVLTIITTIFIPLSFITGVYGMNFKFMPGLENPYAYFIAMGVMILIGLGMLAIFKKRKWF; translated from the coding sequence ATGAAAAAGCTCGTCAACCGGGTTTCGAAAAAGAAGGGGCTGCCCCCCGGTTCGCTGGTGCACGTGGGCGAGAAAAAGACCGAGGAGGTGCGGGTTCTCCTCGTCGAGTACAACGAGCAGAAGTTCAACATCAAGGACATAGGCGAAATTTCCGCCTGCTGCGACAGCGCTTTCGAGAATTCCATTCGCTGGATAGACGTTGTGGGCATCCACAAGGTGGATCTGATTGGCGAACTGGGCAAGACGTTTGGAATTCACCCGCTCGTACTCGAGGATATCCTGAACACCAACCAGCGGCCGAAATTCGACGTCTGGGAGGACTACACCTACGTGGTGCTGAAAATCCTCCACTTTGACGAGAAGAGCGGCGAAATCGTGCCCGAGCAGGTGAGCATCATCCTGGGGCGGGACCTGGTCATCACCTTCCAGGAAACCGCGGGCGACGACTTCATCCCGGTGATCGACCGCATCATGAACGACCAGGGACGCATCCGGAAACAGGGCGCCGATTTCCTGTTTTACGCGCTCCTGGACGCGATCGTGGACAATTACTTCTCCATTTTCGAAAAACTGGGGGAGAAGATCGAGGCGATCGAGGAAGAGGTGATCGGCCACCCCGACCGGGACACGATCAACGACATACATTTCATGAAGCGCGAGATGATACTGCTTCGCAGGTCGGTATGGCCGCTGCGGGAGGTGGTAAGCGGCCTGGGACGGGGCGAATCGCCCATGATAAGCCAGGCGAACCTGGTATATTTCAAGGATATCTACGACCATACCATACAAATTATTGACACGATCGAGGTTTTCCGCGATATGCTTTCGGGCATGGTGGACATTTACCTGTCGAGCCTGAACATCCGTATGAACGAGATCATGAAGGTACTCACGATCATCACGACGATCTTCATTCCCCTGAGCTTTATCACGGGGGTATACGGGATGAATTTCAAGTTCATGCCGGGGCTCGAGAATCCGTACGCATATTTCATCGCGATGGGCGTCATGATCCTTATCGGTCTTGGAATGCTCGCGATTTTCAAGAAGCGCAAGTGGTTTTAG
- a CDS encoding DNA mismatch repair protein MutS gives MRFSSSGRVRVDEPGVFRIEPGEELDLHHFSPRDAKNLVVDFIDDARAKGLARVRIVHGRGRSVLKSITLAALAAHPAVLSFHDDKANWGATIVHINIDK, from the coding sequence ATCCGCTTCTCTTCATCTGGTAGGGTTCGCGTGGACGAACCCGGCGTGTTCAGGATCGAACCCGGGGAAGAGCTCGACCTGCACCATTTCAGCCCCCGCGACGCAAAAAACCTTGTGGTGGATTTTATCGACGACGCGCGCGCGAAGGGCCTTGCCCGCGTGAGGATCGTCCACGGCAGGGGACGCTCCGTACTCAAGTCCATCACCCTCGCCGCCCTCGCCGCCCACCCGGCGGTCCTATCCTTTCACGACGACAAGGCGAACTGGGGGGCGACGATCGTCCATATTAACATTGACAAATGA
- a CDS encoding LysM peptidoglycan-binding domain-containing protein, which translates to MNGWPVTQYQLKQVKWALALIAIAISAVLVVGNIIAVFVVTQVVVDPQGYTIREGFPFFTSGPDYIKFLKSYPHNPGTKLKFHTVQSGESFWDIARRYNINVDTIIAANPFLTSMQAKEGTEIAVPLETGVLVPCDSFIDALRMKRLLGHKGPILGNYIHSPFRLFSMDDMRLAFFKGAQPYLVSRQLQMLYNIRRNYQHPLTEGLYSSLFGDRVAPYHTKMEFHNGVDIQSRMGAPIYPIREGIVSYTGWLDGYGHAIKIIHPDGYESMYGHCLAIKAKQGDMVARDQVIALVGSTGLSTGPHLHFMMTRHGKVLNPLLFIW; encoded by the coding sequence ATGAACGGATGGCCGGTAACGCAGTACCAGCTAAAACAGGTCAAGTGGGCCCTGGCGCTTATAGCCATCGCGATCTCCGCCGTACTCGTGGTGGGCAACATCATCGCCGTCTTCGTGGTCACGCAGGTCGTCGTGGATCCCCAGGGTTACACGATCCGGGAGGGATTTCCCTTTTTCACCTCCGGGCCTGACTACATCAAGTTCCTGAAATCCTACCCGCATAACCCGGGGACGAAGCTGAAGTTTCACACGGTCCAGTCGGGGGAGTCCTTCTGGGACATCGCGCGCCGCTATAACATCAACGTCGACACGATCATCGCGGCGAACCCGTTCCTCACCTCGATGCAGGCGAAGGAAGGGACCGAGATCGCAGTTCCGCTCGAGACCGGCGTGCTCGTGCCCTGCGACAGTTTTATCGACGCCCTGCGCATGAAACGCCTCCTGGGCCACAAGGGCCCCATCCTGGGCAATTACATCCATTCCCCCTTCCGCCTTTTCTCCATGGACGACATGCGCCTCGCCTTTTTCAAAGGCGCGCAGCCCTACCTCGTGAGCCGGCAGCTCCAAATGCTTTACAATATAAGGAGAAACTACCAGCACCCGCTGACCGAGGGGCTGTACTCGTCGCTCTTCGGGGACCGGGTCGCGCCCTACCACACCAAGATGGAGTTTCATAACGGCGTGGACATCCAATCGCGCATGGGCGCCCCGATCTATCCCATCCGCGAGGGAATCGTTTCATACACCGGCTGGCTGGACGGGTACGGCCACGCGATCAAGATCATTCATCCCGACGGATACGAATCGATGTATGGCCACTGCCTCGCCATCAAGGCGAAACAAGGGGACATGGTCGCCCGGGATCAGGTGATTGCCCTCGTGGGATCGACGGGGCTGTCAACCGGACCCCATCTGCATTTCATGATGACACGCCACGGCAAGGTCCTCAATCCGCTTCTCTTCATCTGGTAG
- a CDS encoding YggS family pyridoxal phosphate-dependent enzyme: MSYIEKVHGIREEIDAIAHARGGDARGVQIIAISKTHDADTIQKAINEGIRLFGENRIQEARAKIPLLKGEFGFHLVGHLQSNKARDAVALFELIHSIDKHGTAVMVDTEARKIDKVQKVLVQVNTSGEDSKSGVRPDDAIALCRAVRELPSVDLRGLMTIGPLTGDEDRVRASFRMLAEILTKTNAALGTDMQELSMGMSSDYRIAVEEGATMVRIGTAIFGTRD, translated from the coding sequence ATGAGCTACATAGAGAAGGTACACGGCATACGCGAGGAGATCGACGCGATCGCACATGCGCGCGGGGGAGACGCGCGCGGCGTGCAGATAATAGCGATTTCCAAGACGCATGACGCCGATACTATACAAAAGGCCATAAATGAAGGTATCCGGCTGTTCGGCGAGAACAGGATACAGGAGGCCAGGGCGAAAATCCCGCTGCTTAAGGGCGAATTTGGCTTTCACCTGGTGGGCCACCTCCAGTCGAACAAGGCCAGGGACGCGGTCGCGCTATTCGAGCTGATCCATTCCATCGACAAACACGGCACCGCAGTAATGGTTGACACGGAGGCGCGGAAAATCGATAAGGTGCAAAAGGTGCTCGTCCAGGTGAACACCTCGGGCGAAGACAGCAAGAGCGGGGTCCGTCCCGATGACGCGATAGCCCTCTGTCGTGCGGTGCGGGAGCTCCCCAGCGTGGATCTCCGGGGACTTATGACCATTGGGCCCCTTACGGGGGACGAAGACAGGGTCCGCGCCTCGTTCCGCATGCTCGCGGAAATTCTAACGAAGACGAACGCGGCGCTGGGAACCGATATGCAGGAGCTTTCCATGGGGATGTCGTCGGACTACCGTATCGCCGTCGAGGAGGGGGCGACCATGGTGCGCATCGGGACTGCCATATTCGGGACCAGGGATTAG
- a CDS encoding glycerophosphodiester phosphodiesterase, producing the protein MKMILIICASCAVIYGVALAIATFSNAKKTQKPFLNHLAKFTVSGHRGASVEAPGNTMDAFRLCHEIDPGSLFECDVWESSDGVVMISHDGDLSICTNGKGNIGDFPLGELKKLDAGYNISFDGGAIYPFRGKGYVLATLEELLAAYPRKLLSIDIKYHAPVFAKKVVALVQKYHAEEYVVIGSFSDSVLSMIRREYPSLCSSFGVHDVIVFMLLQKIGLARLYAPAGDVIMVSEFSNTNYPEDSHGAHRQGFRIITERFIRDAHGMGVPVFAWTINRADNMKRLYGWGIDGIVTDNPRLLKQTVPGNN; encoded by the coding sequence ATGAAAATGATTCTAATAATTTGCGCCTCTTGCGCCGTCATTTATGGAGTCGCCCTGGCCATCGCTACCTTTTCAAATGCGAAGAAAACGCAGAAACCCTTCTTGAATCATCTTGCCAAATTCACCGTATCCGGCCACCGCGGCGCCTCCGTCGAGGCGCCCGGCAACACGATGGACGCCTTCAGGCTCTGCCACGAGATCGATCCGGGATCCCTGTTCGAATGCGACGTCTGGGAATCGAGCGACGGGGTCGTGATGATTTCGCATGACGGCGACCTTTCGATATGCACGAACGGGAAGGGGAATATCGGGGATTTCCCGCTGGGGGAGCTCAAGAAGCTTGATGCCGGTTACAATATAAGCTTTGACGGAGGTGCGATATATCCCTTCCGCGGAAAGGGATACGTCCTCGCGACCCTCGAAGAGCTGCTCGCGGCATATCCCCGGAAACTTCTCTCGATCGATATCAAGTACCATGCCCCGGTGTTCGCGAAAAAGGTGGTCGCACTCGTTCAAAAATATCACGCAGAAGAATATGTCGTGATCGGCTCTTTCAGCGATTCCGTTTTGTCCATGATACGCAGGGAATACCCGTCGCTGTGCAGTTCATTCGGGGTGCACGACGTCATCGTGTTCATGCTCCTGCAAAAAATCGGTCTTGCGCGCCTGTACGCGCCGGCGGGCGACGTGATCATGGTGTCCGAGTTCTCTAATACCAATTATCCCGAGGACTCGCATGGCGCGCATCGGCAGGGATTCCGGATCATCACGGAGCGCTTCATCCGCGACGCGCACGGCATGGGTGTCCCGGTGTTCGCGTGGACCATCAACAGGGCGGACAACATGAAGAGGCTCTACGGGTGGGGGATCGACGGCATCGTTACCGATAATCCGCGTTTGTTGAAACAGACGGTTCCCGGAAATAATTAA
- a CDS encoding AraC family transcriptional regulator: MDGKRRGIMTDARRGGSTVSADLVRMVMRYTAISPAEKARALRAAGLEAHALDAPGARVSTGEFDAILAGLRPALEDPFFGLHFGAAFGTLMEGHFLHAMMMNSADVRRALEIFFRYHALMSDRVRPRLAEEGSEAVITVIGVTVPSAIGRQLAESTASMIVSVLRRITGNAVAVIAVRFRHEAPPERGEYRKVFNTSVEFGALRNEIRFAHEALARPLPFANAGAREALARYAQGLHEKLYARDRWAHATLEAIDAAILSGDDRSLKAVARTLGTGARTLQNRLAAEGTGFRALRDRALSETAEGCMTRGEMSLCEIALLLGFSEQSAFNRAFRKWTGSTPGEFRKRGSAKRHE, encoded by the coding sequence ATGGACGGGAAACGGAGGGGTATTATGACGGACGCGCGTCGCGGGGGATCGACGGTTTCGGCGGACCTGGTCAGGATGGTGATGCGTTATACCGCGATTTCCCCCGCGGAAAAGGCGCGCGCCCTACGCGCCGCCGGACTGGAGGCGCACGCGCTCGACGCTCCCGGGGCGCGCGTTTCCACCGGTGAGTTCGACGCGATTCTCGCCGGCCTGCGCCCCGCGCTTGAGGATCCCTTCTTTGGCCTGCATTTCGGCGCGGCGTTCGGAACGCTCATGGAGGGGCATTTCCTTCATGCGATGATGATGAACTCGGCGGACGTCCGGAGGGCGCTGGAAATATTTTTCCGCTACCACGCCCTCATGTCCGACCGCGTGCGACCCCGCCTCGCGGAGGAGGGAAGCGAGGCCGTCATCACCGTGATCGGCGTCACGGTGCCTTCCGCGATAGGACGCCAGCTCGCCGAATCGACGGCCTCGATGATCGTCTCGGTGCTGCGCAGGATAACGGGAAACGCCGTTGCCGTCATCGCGGTCCGCTTCCGCCACGAGGCCCCGCCGGAGCGCGGCGAGTACCGGAAGGTGTTCAACACTTCCGTGGAATTCGGCGCTCTACGCAATGAAATACGCTTCGCGCACGAGGCGCTCGCGAGGCCCCTCCCCTTCGCGAACGCCGGGGCGCGGGAAGCGCTCGCACGCTACGCCCAGGGGCTCCATGAAAAGCTGTACGCGCGGGACCGCTGGGCGCACGCGACGCTCGAGGCGATAGATGCGGCGATACTGTCCGGGGACGACCGGTCGCTCAAGGCCGTGGCCAGGACGCTGGGGACGGGGGCAAGAACGCTCCAGAACCGTCTCGCGGCAGAGGGAACGGGCTTCCGCGCGCTCAGGGACCGCGCGCTCAGCGAGACTGCGGAGGGCTGCATGACGCGCGGCGAGATGTCGTTATGCGAGATCGCCCTGCTCCTGGGGTTCTCGGAGCAGAGCGCGTTCAACCGCGCGTTCAGGAAATGGACCGGCAGCACGCCCGGAGAATTCAGGAAAAGGGGAAGCGCCAAACGCCATGAATGA
- the proC gene encoding pyrroline-5-carboxylate reductase yields the protein MKRLDNRTVGVIGTGNMGGALIQGLLRRDANCRIVCFDVDASRVDSLQREHGLSCAAAATDLVRMSDIVILAVKPDTVPAVVAGIREALGGKILVSIAAGVTLEALGAMSLPGQQIVRVMPNTPALLGEGMSVLAPNGHTAPEGIDLVEEVFACSGRTLILPEKLMNAVTGLSGSGPAYVFTFIQALADGGVKMGIPRREALMLAAQTVSGAAAMVLESNENPISLRGKVTSPGGTTIEGVHILERSGFSGIVMDAVEAATVKAAKLGDTKA from the coding sequence ATGAAAAGGCTGGACAATAGAACCGTCGGCGTGATCGGTACGGGAAACATGGGCGGCGCGCTCATCCAGGGGCTGCTCCGCCGCGACGCGAACTGCCGCATCGTCTGTTTCGACGTGGACGCCTCCCGGGTCGATTCGCTGCAGCGCGAGCACGGGCTTTCATGCGCCGCTGCCGCCACGGACCTCGTCAGGATGTCCGATATCGTGATACTCGCGGTAAAGCCCGACACGGTACCGGCCGTGGTCGCCGGGATCCGGGAAGCGCTCGGGGGGAAGATACTCGTTTCGATCGCCGCGGGCGTCACGCTGGAGGCGCTCGGGGCGATGAGTCTTCCCGGCCAGCAGATCGTACGGGTCATGCCGAACACCCCCGCGCTCCTGGGCGAGGGAATGAGCGTTCTCGCGCCGAACGGGCACACTGCCCCGGAGGGGATAGACCTGGTAGAAGAGGTATTCGCGTGCAGCGGCAGGACGCTCATTTTACCGGAAAAGCTTATGAATGCGGTCACGGGCCTCTCCGGCAGCGGACCGGCATACGTGTTCACGTTCATTCAGGCGCTTGCCGACGGGGGGGTCAAGATGGGCATTCCCCGCAGGGAGGCGCTCATGCTCGCCGCCCAGACCGTGTCGGGCGCGGCGGCGATGGTGCTCGAATCGAATGAAAACCCGATCTCACTTCGCGGGAAGGTTACCTCGCCGGGCGGCACTACCATCGAGGGTGTGCACATCCTTGAAAGATCAGGCTTTTCGGGAATTGTCATGGACGCCGTGGAAGCCGCAACCGTTAAGGCCGCAAAATTGGGGGACACCAAGGCATGA
- a CDS encoding TerC family protein, which yields MHELLIWGGFVFFIVALLVFDLKVLNRTHHEINVRESFKWVAFWISLAIVFNAGIYYYRGADSALEFLTGYLIEYSLSVDNIFVFILIFNYFAIPPKYRHKVLFWGIVGAIVMRAMFILAGVELIERIHWIIYVFGAFLIFIGVKMAFEKEKEVHPENNPMLKLFRKFMPVTKDYHGARFFVREKGKLFATPLFVVVLVIETTDVVFAVDSIPAILSITLDRFIVYTSNIFAILGLRALYFAMAGIMPLFHYLNYGLSAILVFVGAKMLVTGYFDVKIPISVALGVVGGILLVSILASVFFPPRGKK from the coding sequence ATGCACGAGCTGTTAATCTGGGGCGGGTTCGTCTTTTTCATCGTGGCACTGCTGGTGTTCGACCTCAAGGTTTTGAACCGGACGCACCACGAGATCAATGTCCGGGAGTCTTTCAAATGGGTGGCATTCTGGATAAGCCTGGCAATCGTCTTTAATGCGGGCATATACTATTACCGTGGAGCCGACAGTGCGCTCGAATTCCTGACGGGCTACCTCATCGAATATTCGCTGAGCGTGGACAATATCTTCGTCTTCATCCTGATCTTCAACTATTTCGCGATCCCCCCCAAGTACCGGCATAAGGTGCTGTTCTGGGGCATCGTGGGCGCGATCGTAATGCGGGCCATGTTCATTCTCGCGGGCGTCGAGCTGATCGAGCGCATACACTGGATAATATACGTGTTCGGGGCATTCCTGATTTTTATCGGCGTCAAGATGGCGTTCGAAAAGGAGAAGGAGGTGCATCCGGAGAACAACCCGATGCTGAAGCTGTTCCGCAAATTCATGCCCGTGACCAAGGATTACCACGGGGCCCGCTTTTTCGTGCGGGAGAAGGGAAAGCTTTTCGCCACCCCGCTGTTCGTGGTGGTCCTGGTCATCGAAACGACGGATGTCGTCTTCGCGGTCGATTCGATCCCGGCCATTCTCTCGATAACCCTTGACCGCTTCATCGTCTACACGTCCAACATCTTCGCCATCCTGGGCCTGCGGGCGCTCTATTTCGCGATGGCGGGCATCATGCCCCTCTTTCATTATCTCAACTACGGGTTATCCGCCATACTCGTGTTCGTGGGCGCCAAAATGCTGGTTACCGGCTATTTCGACGTTAAAATACCGATAAGCGTCGCGCTGGGGGTCGTAGGCGGAATACTCCTGGTTTCCATTCTCGCCTCCGTCTTTTTCCCGCCCAGGGGAAAGAAGTAG
- a CDS encoding alpha-glucosidase produces the protein MPPKSKSAAKKKDKRSDEARVWWKHGVIYQIYPRSFLDANGDGIGDIAGITQKLDYIKDLGVDGVWLSPINTSPMYDFGYDISDYRGIEPIFGTSADFDRFIREAHKRKMRVIMDLVLNHTSHMHPWFIESRSSRSSAKRDWYIWHDGKNGNPPNNWMAAFGGRAWEWDEETGQYYLHSFLKEQPDVNWRNPALKKAMWGEVKYWLDRGVDGFRLDVVNYFVKDDRWRSNPCTIGEHPRPYDMQRHIYDRNRPEMHDIAREFRKLLDRYDERMSVGEVYAEKPGDPELSASYLGNGADELHLAFDFSLIFSKWNARVFRERVAMYDAHVPPEGWPCYVLSNHDQPRSISRIGGGRDAQARARVAATMLLTLRGTPFVYYGEELGMRNGAIRKRDIQDPVGKKYWPFDKGRDPERTPMQWTPGAHAGFTTGEPWLPVGADYRSANVEREEGDPGSLLEFYKSLIRLRGEKRALHRGAWISITELPRAVMAYYRIYREEECFVALNFKGSSRTVLVEDESLWKVIHSTHRPHGEVLTQLSFSLAGYEALVLEKIR, from the coding sequence ATGCCGCCAAAATCGAAATCCGCAGCTAAGAAAAAAGATAAGCGCAGCGACGAGGCGCGGGTGTGGTGGAAGCACGGCGTGATCTACCAGATATACCCGCGCAGCTTTCTCGACGCGAACGGCGACGGCATAGGTGACATCGCCGGCATCACCCAAAAGCTCGACTATATAAAGGACCTGGGTGTGGACGGGGTCTGGCTCTCGCCCATCAACACCTCGCCCATGTACGATTTCGGTTACGATATCTCCGACTACCGCGGAATCGAACCCATTTTCGGCACGTCAGCGGATTTCGACCGGTTCATCAGGGAGGCGCATAAGCGAAAAATGCGCGTCATCATGGACCTGGTGCTCAACCACACGTCGCACATGCATCCCTGGTTCATCGAGTCGCGCTCCTCGCGATCGAGCGCGAAACGCGACTGGTATATCTGGCACGACGGGAAAAACGGGAATCCGCCCAACAACTGGATGGCCGCCTTCGGGGGGCGCGCGTGGGAGTGGGACGAGGAGACGGGCCAGTATTATTTGCATTCCTTCCTCAAGGAGCAGCCGGACGTAAACTGGCGCAATCCCGCCCTCAAGAAGGCGATGTGGGGCGAGGTCAAATACTGGCTGGACAGGGGCGTGGACGGCTTCCGGCTGGACGTCGTGAATTATTTCGTCAAGGACGACCGGTGGCGGAGCAACCCGTGCACGATCGGGGAGCACCCGCGGCCCTACGACATGCAGAGGCATATCTACGACCGCAACCGCCCAGAGATGCACGATATCGCCAGGGAATTCAGGAAGCTCCTGGACCGCTACGACGAGCGCATGTCGGTGGGCGAGGTCTACGCCGAAAAGCCCGGCGACCCGGAGCTTTCCGCGAGCTACCTGGGAAACGGGGCCGACGAGCTCCACCTCGCGTTCGATTTCTCGCTCATCTTTTCGAAGTGGAACGCGCGCGTGTTCAGGGAGCGCGTGGCCATGTACGACGCGCACGTGCCGCCGGAGGGCTGGCCGTGCTATGTGCTCTCCAATCACGACCAGCCCCGCAGCATAAGCCGTATCGGCGGCGGACGGGACGCCCAGGCGCGCGCGCGCGTTGCCGCGACGATGCTCCTCACCCTGCGCGGGACGCCGTTCGTCTACTACGGCGAGGAACTGGGCATGCGCAACGGCGCGATCCGGAAGCGCGACATACAGGACCCCGTGGGAAAAAAATACTGGCCGTTCGACAAGGGGCGCGACCCGGAGCGCACGCCCATGCAGTGGACGCCCGGCGCGCACGCGGGCTTCACGACCGGCGAGCCATGGCTTCCCGTGGGCGCGGATTACCGGTCGGCGAACGTGGAGCGCGAGGAGGGGGATCCCGGTTCGCTCCTCGAGTTCTACAAATCGCTCATCCGGCTCAGGGGGGAAAAACGCGCCCTGCATCGGGGGGCGTGGATTTCCATAACCGAGCTTCCCCGGGCAGTGATGGCGTACTACCGGATATACCGCGAAGAGGAATGCTTCGTGGCGCTCAATTTCAAGGGCTCTTCCCGCACGGTGCTTGTGGAAGACGAATCGCTCTGGAAGGTGATCCATTCTACGCACAGGCCCCATGGCGAGGTGCTGACCCAGCTATCGTTCAGCCTGGCCGGGTACGAGGCGCTTGTGCTAGAAAAGATCCGCTGA
- a CDS encoding methyl-accepting chemotaxis protein: MKITRKSLSAKITFILVLIILAVTAVMAGVAYVRTRAKVLDAYKEKAGEFASIGAELAREQIENEIDSGRHKLAEFINFKYKELSVGECVKLWVRPEDRERLPKDYLQKVFASRETRKDGSIDSFQRFMPEYGDDEQFAGRMRRLVDGFLKVPEVGITALMDKNGLVPFHNSRNSQKLTGDLKKDIEGSRTNRIWDYLGKNFEPDRIKSADYVRDTGEVYINSYAPIRIKGQFWGGVILAYYAKDVNRQIVTETIFTVSVILIGAVIIFIALNLLITRNLRPIVRVSEILKEVARGDFTRRVDYEGEDEVGMISTNLNIMIEQSSRTIEFLKNAATSLAASSEELTSTSMTMGSSSTAQAGSVREITVELNLVLDSLKETTEYINEQVEDVSRAAESISSLEDMSKKIAGNMQVVRDQSARSMSISRDGESMGESTADAMNLIVESSKRITDMVNIINDISDKINLLSLNASIEAARAGDAGRGFAVVADEIGKLADNTSRQVKEIQTLSTEIEHNVGTGSQMVGKIRQAIATIMQIIENNSNLIEEIAGLSNQQADNHNRIREVMSRLEEKAANIIKVSEFQRSNSESMKDAMRRIQEFASENASGAEEIAASSEELSSRAEGLHQLIEGFKTLTMEELDRKDGAGNS; encoded by the coding sequence ATGAAAATCACCCGAAAAAGCCTGTCGGCGAAGATTACCTTTATACTCGTGCTTATTATACTCGCGGTAACCGCGGTCATGGCCGGAGTGGCCTACGTGCGGACGCGCGCGAAGGTGCTCGACGCCTATAAAGAAAAGGCCGGGGAGTTTGCGAGCATCGGCGCGGAACTGGCGCGCGAGCAGATCGAGAACGAGATCGATTCGGGAAGGCACAAACTTGCCGAATTCATTAACTTCAAATACAAGGAGCTTTCCGTGGGAGAGTGCGTGAAGCTCTGGGTGCGCCCTGAAGACAGGGAAAGGCTGCCCAAGGATTATCTCCAGAAGGTGTTCGCCTCCCGGGAGACCCGCAAGGATGGGAGCATCGACAGCTTTCAGCGCTTCATGCCTGAATACGGCGACGACGAGCAGTTTGCCGGCCGCATGCGCCGCCTGGTGGACGGCTTCCTCAAGGTGCCGGAGGTGGGAATAACCGCCCTGATGGATAAAAACGGGCTGGTTCCCTTTCATAATTCGAGAAATTCCCAGAAGCTCACCGGGGATTTGAAGAAAGACATAGAGGGGTCCCGGACGAACAGGATATGGGACTACCTGGGAAAAAACTTCGAGCCGGATCGGATCAAGTCTGCCGATTACGTGCGTGACACGGGAGAGGTCTATATAAACAGCTATGCGCCCATCCGCATCAAGGGCCAGTTCTGGGGCGGCGTCATCCTGGCGTATTACGCGAAGGACGTAAACCGCCAGATCGTGACCGAAACGATCTTCACCGTGAGCGTGATCCTCATCGGGGCGGTCATCATATTCATCGCGCTCAACCTCCTCATCACGCGAAACCTCCGGCCCATCGTGCGGGTCTCCGAAATCCTGAAAGAGGTCGCACGGGGCGATTTCACCAGGAGGGTCGATTACGAGGGCGAGGACGAGGTCGGGATGATCTCCACGAACCTGAACATCATGATCGAGCAGTCCAGCCGGACCATCGAATTCCTTAAAAACGCGGCCACCTCTCTCGCCGCGTCCAGCGAGGAGCTTACCTCCACCTCGATGACGATGGGCTCCAGCAGCACCGCGCAGGCGGGCTCCGTGCGGGAGATCACCGTGGAGCTCAACCTGGTGCTGGACTCGCTCAAGGAGACCACGGAGTACATCAACGAGCAGGTGGAGGACGTTTCCCGGGCGGCGGAGTCGATATCGAGCCTGGAGGACATGTCGAAGAAGATCGCCGGCAACATGCAGGTGGTCAGGGACCAGAGCGCGCGCTCCATGTCGATCTCCAGGGACGGGGAATCCATGGGCGAGTCCACCGCGGACGCCATGAACCTCATCGTGGAGTCCTCGAAACGGATCACCGACATGGTGAACATCATCAACGACATATCCGACAAGATCAACCTGCTCTCCCTGAACGCCTCCATCGAGGCCGCGCGCGCGGGCGACGCGGGAAGGGGTTTCGCCGTGGTGGCCGACGAGATTGGAAAGCTCGCCGACAATACCAGCCGGCAGGTCAAGGAGATCCAGACCCTATCGACCGAGATCGAGCACAACGTGGGCACCGGCAGCCAGATGGTCGGAAAAATCCGCCAGGCAATCGCCACGATCATGCAGATCATCGAGAACAATTCCAACCTTATCGAGGAGATCGCCGGCCTCTCGAACCAGCAGGCGGATAACCACAACCGCATTCGCGAGGTGATGAGCCGGCTGGAGGAAAAGGCCGCGAATATAATCAAGGTATCGGAGTTCCAGCGGTCTAACAGCGAGTCCATGAAAGACGCGATGCGCCGGATACAGGAATTCGCCTCCGAGAACGCCTCGGGGGCCGAAGAGATCGCCGCCTCATCCGAGGAGCTCTCCTCGCGCGCCGAGGGCCTGCACCAGCTCATCGAGGGGTTTAAAACCTTGACAATGGAGGAACTGGACCGCAAAGATGGCGCCGGAAATTCCTGA